ATGCTATGCTTGCTGAAATGGTGGCTTTTTCATACAAAGTTGAGTTAGTGCTTGATATCTTCTCCTTGTTTCCAGGCAATGAATGGCCAGTATATGTGCAATCGTCAAATAACAATGTCATATGCATATAAGAAAGACATGAAAGGGGAGTGTCATGGTACTCCTGCAGGTGAGGCCTCTTGTTTACTGAGCACCTGCTTTTCTGTTTGTCTGATGTCATTATAGATGGTCAATCATTACTGATTAATCAGATACTGTTATTGTAATTACATTGCAGAGAGAGGTTTGGCTGTTAGCAATCCTACATCAAAAGAGCCGGCTTCACACACTCTTTGCTAGTGGGCCTCCAACACTCCCCAATGGGGCTCAGGCCAACGGTGCCATGGGTGCTCCAAGGCCTCCGCGTCCCTTTGCAAGTGGTGGTGTTGGTCCAGGTCTGATTCCCCCACTTCGGCCACAACCCCCTCAAGGTATGGGTTTCCCGCCAATGCAGATGGCAAGGTCAGCCTCAACAACAGGGTCAACCAATGATGCCTCCACCGCCAATGCAGCAGTTCAGACCTGCTCCCCCGAACATGACACCACCCCTAACACAGGCCGCTCCTGCTCCTCCACGGTCTCTTCCACCTCCTATGGCGATGGGAAACCAACAACAGATGTGGCACCCACCGCCTCCCTCTCAAATGAGGCCTCCTAACATGCAACACCCATCAATGCCACCACCTCCTCCACTTAACAACCCACCCCTACCGCCTCCATGAGTTGAATGACCTGGACTAGAGCGATAACAATGGTATGGGATGCTTAATTCAATTTTTTTGCTGGTTAGGAATTTGTAATGTCTAAATTAGTTCAAACATGTCAACAGGATTGCCTACTAGGCTACTAGAGGCAGTTTCTTTGTCAATGCATGTCAATCTCTACAATGGGGTTTTCGAGATAGAAATTCTAGTTTACTTGAATTCAGACTCAAACTTTGTTTTTGTTAGTTCATGATAACTCTCAACGGTACTTAAAAAGATTTGGATGGAGAGTTTTTCTGCATGCCAGAGAAAACCCCAAATTCCTGTCTTTCATGTAATGAACTATATTTTACCCAATGGAGTCCTCTAACTATACTACAAGGCTTTTGCATTTAAACCAATTGTGCATTAATACTATTACGTATCAACCTGGGGATCATATTGCATCTGGTATGGTTGAGATCAGATAGGGTTAACAATTTTGGGATCTCAGTAACATGTTCCCTTTGCTCATGTTTTCTTTGTGTGGGCTACCTATTTTGTCACCATATATAAGGATTAAACTAACAAATGTTAGTTTTGTGGAGATTAAAATTCATAGTTGTGATGAATACATGAGCATTCAAATCGACACAGCCTAATGATAATTTGTTACAGAGAAGCCAAAGTCAGAGAGGCCTCTATGCGAGATCAGAGAAAGAGAAGAATAGAGCATCGGTGTTAATGAGAATTTTGCAGCCTCTGCCTCTCCCACCACCGGAGTTATCACTGCGGTCACTCTCTTCATCAGCTTCTGCTTCTGCTTCTGCAAGGGTCTACTCAGACCACCTTCTCGCCACCTTCTTGGTCTGCTATTAAAAGCATACATATTAGCTCCAGTACATCTACATATAGTTAAGTTGTGATGCTGATAATGAATTGCATACAGTCACCTGTTTCTTCATCATCAAGACTCTCCAATCCTGTTGTTCAAAATATATGTCCAATGAGCATAGTATCCTATTCGTTTGCTGCTGGAGTCCATCGGAAAGTACGTCGCCCGGCATTACCTTATACAACTCGGATCTCTCCACCAGTATTAACTATTACCAATCACTTCCCGCTAACATGATCTAGACCATTATTAGCATCTGTTGTCTTAGTTGCAGTCGATTCCCAAACTTCTATTGGTTTAACCATATTACCTTTTATTATCACTTGGAACCCCATAGCATGACGGGGAATAGCCCTACCTCAAATCCTTGCTCTTATTCTGAACTTTGGTTATTAGGACAAGTTACTTGTCCTTGCATAGACAGAGCTGTCTAAGCCTCGGATGTTCTGATTGGAAAGTGAAGGCACAGTTAAGGATATTGATGACTTTCTACTTCTTGTATGGCTGAGTTCTCCGGGAGCGGGGATCCTCGATTAGTTTTCTTGGAAGAAATGTACTGAATATGTCATATTCACAGAGTCCCTGCAGCATATGTCGAACAGACCTGGATTTGCATGGGAAGCACTTCCTCCAAGGCTCCAATCTAACGAATACATGCTAATGCTAATTAGGCTTCCTTGAAATCTAAGTTAGAGGCAAAAACAAAAGGTTGAGAATGCGTACGTCAACCCTTCGGTCCCTCCCAATGGATTCTAACTCGCACCAGTACTGCTCTCAACAAGGTTGGAGTGGCCACGAGTATGCATCATCCTATCCTCTTTGAGTCTTTGGTAAGCACGGAAGTGACTGAAATGTTACCTTCTCCGAATGAGTAACATTCAGCTGCAATCATGTTACTCTTCGTGAACCTACAAGTGACTTGCGACGTGCGCAAAGGGTGACAAAGCCGAAATCTAAGGTGACTCATCCCTGTAACTCTTATGCTATTTGGAAAGCTGCAGCTCGGGTTGAAGAGAAGCTTACCATTCATCAGTATCTGTAGGGAAACTATTATCAGGCAGATTGAATGGTGTAAGTCTTGATTCGATTAAACTTGGGGAAACAATCTTGAAACGTATTTAGACTTTTTCCAGACCTGGTGAGTGGTGGCAGTGATCTGTTATCGATTTATTGAAATTCTTTCTACTTGAAGACTTTGTAAAGATTCCATCTTGCTCATCACCTTTGGAAACGCATTAAACCTTGAACAATCAGATATACTAAGAATTTCAAGTTTCTTTAGCATAGCAATGTTATTTTGGAAGCTTTCTTGGTACTACGAAGTCTTCCAGATTCTAGTAAACGAGCCCAATAGCACGTATTGGAAGCAATGAAGAACACTCATGAATTCCTATAGCATGTCCCGACTGCCGATAGCAAGCACTCGCTGACGATATCGAAACTTCTAACCAGAAGAGAAGCTGGAAATATATGCTTGAATCTAAATAGCTGGTGGACATGGATGCAAACTTCCACTATATTCCTAATGTCTTACAGTTTAGTGGGATTATAAACTCTTAGGCAACGAAGGCAAGTTCTCCATTTACCCGTGTAGGATCTATAATCTCAACACAATTAATCACTTGATTATTTCACAGTACACTTCCGTTAGTCGAAGAAAAGAACATGTGCGGAGTACGGGGGCAATAGCAATTCATTCATCTCCGTCCTCATCTTTTCCGATAATGACAGCAGTGTATTTCCCATTTGAATGGTTGGTAATTGGACCTTATATACTTCATAAAGGCAGTGAAAAAACTAACTTGTTAATATCACCAGCAACACTGCCCGGAAGCTCTGCGAGTACTTTCAACGCTCCATTATACAGGGTCCAATGTAGCTGCCTGCAGCACTGTTTCAAAGTTTCAGAATTAAAAATTAAATCAGACGAGGCCAGGTTCAAAAATGCTACTGAGATTCAACGTTTTTAACACTATGTTGCAAATAAGTAGATAGTTACCAGAGTATATATATGCATTCTGCTGTAATGTGCAATGGTATAGCTTGTCCTGCAATGATGTTTTCCTATTTAAATTTAGATGTGATAGTCAGTGGATCAACATATATCCGATTCAAAAATAGAAGAAATAAACTACAAACAAGGGAGAGGCCAATAATAGGTTTACCAAGTAAATTGAATAAGTGTATGTGTACAACCAAGTTATGAACACCATTCACATAAATCTGCACTTACCTACATACCAGCATATTGGCCTCCCAGCATATTCGCCTTGTCTTCCATAATGACCATGCTGAATAACAGTTTCTATGATAGAAAAAATTCACGCAGGCCTTCGAGGCCTGCCATATCTTCACTTGGAGATAGAAAAGGGAGTGACCAGAGGATAAAAATAGAAGACAGTGACCAAACATGCGAGCGAGTACACAAATACACCTTGCACGTTTGGCAACAAAAGCTATGGCTGCCCTTTTCCAAAAATTTCATAGAATATTGACAAACTTGTGATGCTGAGAAGACCTACCAGTCTCCAATGATGACAGTTAACGCAGAGGTAGTTCTTACTATCAGCAGATATTTTGACAAATCTCAACTAATGACATAAGCACATGGATAGCAAGCACCTGGTAGGAAAACATTTATAAGAGGATCAGATCAATAGAATGCTTAGTTGTTGTATGATTTTAGAGATAGAAAAAGAAAGAAGACAGCAGCCACAATGAGAACCTTGCAACCGAAGAATTTGTTGACGACTCTTTCTGCTTCAGCTGATTCTTCTGTTGATGCTAGTGTCCCATCCCCCCTTTTCCTTTCTTTCTCTATAAACAGAAATAATCCATATAGAATATATCTTGATCAGTTAAAAAGAATTATGTGTTAATTATCAACAAAATAAATTTGTGATCCTAATTATCAACAGAATGAGATCAGTACTGCAAGCAGTATATATAAGTCAAACTATTTATGCAATTAGTTTCTAACCAAATCATGAATAGCAGAAGACTGTTTCGGAAACCATGCTACTACCACTTCAGAAAATGTACTTCAACTTAGTAACATGAAAAAATTAACGCCTATAAGAACATTTGTCTTAAGTTTGTTGAAGAAATAGGGCCTATGGTACACTTATAGGTATAAAGAAATAACTTATGCAAACAAATATTAAGCTAAAATATCAATACTCAGAAATATAATATAAAAATATCAACAAATTACGTTTGATACAGCAATAATAACACACCTGTTTCTTCATCAAACTCTCCTATGATGCCATTGAGGCAACGATCCTTTTTCCATCTGTTATAAGTGTGCCTATTATTTTGTAAGAAGGGTCCACCGCAGAGGAAGTATGTTCCTGGCCTGACCTCATATAACTCTGACAACTCTCCACCACTGTTACCAATCACCTCATTAACACCACAAGCATCGGGATCCTCATAAGCAGGTTCTCTACTACTGCTGCTGTGCTCTTGCTTACTCATCCTCATCCCTTCCTCAGTTACCACTTCGACACCAAACTCTTTTACCTGAAGCCAGTTATTCGGAGTAAATACTGAGACAGTGACTACATCACCACCTTCGAATTGATTCCCCAAATTCCAATGGCTTAACCATATCATGTCGTTTCCAGCAGTTGGAATGCCGTAACATGACGGCACATAGATCCACTTCAGACCCGTGCTCGTATTGTTGACTTTAATGATTAGTGGTGGCAATGGAGTAGTAACATATGTCGTCCATGCAAACACAGAAAATATGTTGAAGCCTCGGATCTTGCTATTAAGAAGTATAGGCACAGGAAAAGATATTGAGGAACACCCTTTACTTGTATGGCTGAACTGTCCTGGAACCTTATTTCCATTTCCCGGAAAGAATGTGCTGAAGATACCATATTCATGCAGTCCCTATAAATACAAACAAATTTATGATTAATATGCCAGGTATATGATGAGGGAGGGATAGAAACAGAGACAGATACCTGGATGCGTATGGGTTTCATGGATTCCACTTCTGATGGGGAGTTTGCATCTGGGGTGTGCATTAAAATGGGTTCCATGGATTCCAAGTGGGACAAACCCAAAAGCTCGATCATTTTTACATCAACTGTTTCAATGGGTTCTAACTTGTACCAGTGCTGAATCTCTACTAGTTTTGAGTCACCGTATATGGATACTCTCTTTGGCATGCACGAAGGTGACTGAAATGTTATTCTTTCCAACGATACACAATGGTCTGTGCTCAGTAGATCTCTTACTCGTGGTAGACCTCTAATTGATCTAAGAAGTGTACATGAATCAAGATTAAGCTCTTCGAGATTAGAAAGGCTTCTGATGCAATCCGGCAAGGTAGAAATTGGATTGTAGCTGATATTTAAGCTCCTCAATGAAGATAAATTACCAAAATCACTAGGAAAAGCAACATCAGAAAGATTGCAATCGCTAAGATTTAACTTAGCTAAAGAGCTAGGCAAGGAACCCCAAAAATCATCTATACTTGACCTTGGCCGTGAATTTACCTGCCCGGGGTTACTGATTAGCTGATCTATTGGAACTCCATATGCTTGAAACACTTTGAGAGATTTCATGTTCCTAATCTCTGTTGGAAACTCGGAAAGATTTAAACAACCCGATATATTAAGTGTTTCAAGTGAGTTTAGCATATGAATGTTCTCTGGAAGCTTCATAAGATTTACGCAATCTTTCAAATTCAAGTAAACAAGTTTCTGTAGCTTCCCTATGGAATCATGGACATGAACCAAGCTTAAACAATGTTTAAGAATAAGTCTCTCCAGGTTCTGAACCAATGAGAAGTCACCAGTTTCAGTAAGGTTTGAGGAATGGCTGAGATCAAAGATCTTCAATGATGGAAGACTCTGTATTTAAAAGAGGTATAGGAATAGAAGGTGGGAATTAGAACTCAGACGACGCTCACATGGTTATAAAAAAACCCTTAAAAAAAGAGAGAAAGAAATGTAAGCCAACATACCTTTGCTCCATTCCACACTTGTCTCAATCTACTACAGGGCATTTCAATAACAACAAGCATCTCCATAGGAAAGTCAATCGGGATTGAATCCAAAGGACATTCACGCCAACACAACCATCTCAATCCTTTAGGAAACATTTCATAACTACCATTGAGCTGTACATGACCAAGATGGAGGAATCTGAGTTTGTTCATCATTGAAAATGCATCGGTATCCAAGACCTCCATATCTGAATTTCTTGAAGGAACATGTGCAGGGTACACAGGCATGTTCAGGACAAGGCCTTCAATTGCATTTGTACCCTAAAAGAATAATGATAAATATATACATAAATAAATCAGCTGAATACAAATGCAGAAAACAGAAAAGGGAGGAAACGAAAAAGGAAGAGCAAGAAGTATTGTTTCTTACAGTCTTTTCTCTCAGTACATTAAGAGAGTCCTTGTAATTCCATAGCCTACTACGTTCCTCGGGATCTTTTGATTCTAGACGAACAATTTCTCTCCCCATATCACGAATCATGTGATGCATCTTCACCTTATTACATTCTTCTATTCTAACCAGATATCTATCAATGAGATTTTGAATGCCAACGGTTGTGTAGAAACCACATGCATCTAAGATTCTGACAATGGTATCCTTCTCCTTTCCGATAAAAAAACATGCAATATGGAGGAATAATCTCTGATCATGCTCATCTTGTAAAGAGTTGTAGCTCGTCCTGAGTTTACTCATCACAACACTGTTTGGTATAGTTTTGGATTTCTTTAATGCACTTACCCATACATCTATAGTCTGCCCTGAGAGAGAAGAACCCAATGTTTGAAGAGCTAATGGAAGCCCTTCGCAGTATTTCACAACCCTATCTGAAAGTTCCAAGTAACTTTTAATAGGGTGGTTGTGTCCAAAAGCATGCCTACTGAAGAGGTCTGATGATTCGATATGGTTCAAAGTTTCAACATTATGCACCTTGATATCTCGATGACGCTTGAGCAATCCTGCATTCCGTGTTGTTATTATAATTTTACTTCCAGAACAAAAGCAGCCTTTCATCTCAAGTATTGCGTCAACTAGGCCCTTGTGATCCACATCATCCAGAACCAGAAGAACTCTTTTATAGCTCAAGGCTTCTTTAATTTTACTCATTCCCTCACTAGGACTACTTATTTTCACTTTTCTCCGATTCAATATATCCGAAAGAAGTTGTTTCTGTATTTGAACAAAGCCATTTGGCCGTTCTATAATCTCTCTGATATTTTCAACAAAGCAGCTTCTTTCAAATCTCTCAAAGTTTAGATTATAAACAACTTGTGCAATAGTTGTCTTTCCTACACCACCAATCCCACAAATTCCAAATATACCAATATCAGATGATCCATCCTGTAACCATGCATTGATGTTTTTTACTCGGGAATCAATTCCAACCAGGTAAGGGGACACACACAAGGGAACTCGATTTAACTTTGCTTCAATCTCCTTAACAATTTTCTCGATAAATTTTGCCTCGTGCCTAGAATATAACAATCAAAATGAAAACTAATTATGCAATGACTTCGATTATGTAATCTAGATTAAGTTATTAATGTAGATTGATCTCTAACTACTTCAAAATACAACAATATCACTTGTAAGGTTGAAATGGAATTACTTACCCGTCAGCTTTATCTTTTAACGCCATGCCCGATAGAGATGCAACTTCAGTAAGTGCTGTCTTCCATCGAATCAACTTCTCCCTTGTCTGATTCTTTTGGTGTGTGATGAATGCCTTTGCAAGGCTCCCTGTCTGCTTCCTCACATGTGACGGGTTGACGTCGTAGAAGATCGGCAAAATGAACTGATCAGAGCTCTTCTTGCATTCAAGTATCGTCGCCAGCTCGTCCAGACACCAACTGGACGACGCGTAGTCTTTTGAAAACACGATGACTGAACATCGAGAGTGTTGGATGGCGCTCTCTAGTTCTGGCCTGATCTCTGCTCCTCTCGGAAGTTCATCGTCGTCTCGGAAAGTGCAGATGCCTGCATTGGTCAGGGCAGTGAAGAGATGATCGGTGAAACTCTTGCGAGTGTCTTTACCTCTGAAACTGAGGAAGACTTGGTAACTCAAGTGACAAGGAGAAATACTGGAGGAGGAAGCTTGTTGAGACGATGAGCTGACAAGATCCATGGATCAACAAACAGTAGTACTAAGAATGATAAGGAGTTTCAGGACTCAGGAGGAGACTTTACTCAGGTTTCTGAGCTGACTATAAATTTTGGGGTCAAGTGGATGAGAGGAAAGTCTTTGAATCAATCATCATTATCAAAAGATTTAACTTTTGGAAGTTAATAATGCAGCTTTCATCATGGTCCCGAAAAGAGCGGACCCCATCTTCGTCCGAGAAATTTTTAAAAACCAATGCAGTCTGACTGACGTAGTCCTTGTTTGTTAATTAAATTCTAACACTTAAAAATGTATTATAACTAAAATATAAATTAAAGATTTTTTATATTTTATGAAATTACCGTTTTAAGAGCAAGTCCAACGTATTCCCTAAATTCTAAATTCTTTGATTTTATCTATTTTAGGGAATATGGAGTCATTTTTCATTCCAACAGCTTTCCTATCTCATTCCCTAAAATAAGGAAAGAGATGAAAGAGAAGTTTTGTTTCCCTATATTTACAGATTTCCTAAAATTATTTAGGGAAAGAAGAATTGAATGTTGCACATTCTTTAAGACTCAAAGATAAGAAAGAAAATATAATTTATTCTAAAAAATAAACTTTTAAATTTTTATATTTATTATTATATTGTAATAAATGAGGATTGTTGTTATAATAAATATTTGAATCTTTAAAATAGAAAAACTGTTGGATTTGGTATACAAAATTTTTAGAGATTTTGAGCCGGATCCTCTCCTCATAACTCTCTGCTAATATTGCCTCACAAGATGATCTTGGCCGTCCAGTCTTAATCAACGGTCAAGATGTCTCTGAGTTTAGTTTTTTGGTTTAGTTTTCGTGATATTTTCATCTCCTCTCGTCTCTTCCCGAATTCTCGTCAGATATCTCATCTGTTTTATCGCACTTCTTCTTTTCAGTCTTCTCTGAGCTCTCAAAATCACTCTTGCTGCAGTTGCCCGTGCATTATGCCCTTTCCTTTGTATGTT
Above is a window of Fragaria vesca subsp. vesca linkage group LG7, FraVesHawaii_1.0, whole genome shotgun sequence DNA encoding:
- the LOC101310640 gene encoding uncharacterized protein LOC101310640; the protein is MPKRVSIYGDSKLVEIQHWYKLEPIETVDVKMIELLGLSHLESMEPILMHTPDANSPSEVESMKPIRIQGLHEYGIFSTFFPGNGNKVPGQFSHTSKGCSSISFPVPILLNSKIRGFNIFSVFAWTTYVTTPLPPLIIKVNNTSTGLKWIYVPSCYGIPTAGNDMIWLSHWNLGNQFEGGDVVTVSVFTPNNWLQVKEFGVEVVTEEGMRMSKQEHSSSSREPAYEDPDACGVNEVIGNSGGELSELYEVRPGTYFLCGGPFLQNNRHTYNRWKKDRCLNGIIGEFDEETEKERKRGDGTLASTEESAEAERVVNKFFGCKVLAIHVLMSLVEICQNIC